The genomic DNA AATTCTTTCGTTTTCCTTTCCCGACATGATGAATTGGTGCCTttaaagttttctttttaagtgAATAACGGGCCAAAGGCGAagcataaattaaattaaattgggGTGGAAACTCTCAAGAGTATCTTGTACAACAATTAATTTAAACTCTTATTTCTAACATGTTCTCATAATTAAAGGAgcggaaaggaaaaggaacgATGAGCAAGTCAACAAGCATAAAAGTTTCCAGTCCGATAtattgctcttttttttttccgtatGTATTAtggaaaatatgatttttttttagacCAAAACGAAAACGAGGGAAGACTTCGAGGCATAGATGTGATATGTAAGccgaaaataattattttgctttttcttttgtagATTATAAGAATATCATATTAATTAGTATATAAAATTCTATTTgttttatgagaaaaaaaaaagttacaaaGTTAAAGGTGTCAAGACGAAAGAATTCACGAGGTTGATTTACGCACACACTCACGCAAAATTATTAACCAAAGTACAAACTCAGCAATGagtactcttttttttttttcggttcctttctttttacatatctattttttttttcgtgtcaattaatttcttttcttatttttctatacCAGTGGCAGATACCGTGGTTCTGTTTTTATTTGGAAGATATAGCCAAAGCTGACCTCTTCAAAAATACATACCTACAATTTCCAaagatttcttattttaaaatttttattttttcagtggACGATTTTAAGTATTAAATCTCAATAAATTTTGTAGTAAAATGACAATAATAAAGCAATTAAGCTTGTAACTAGGTATTATGACGATACAGAAAAATCACGAGTTCGAGATTTTTCAATAGCAAAAAACATCTCGTGCTGCTAAATACACCATGATTTGATGTCAATGTAGTGCATCTGATTTAGTGGCAAAGCTAAGAGGGTAACTTATTTTCACGAGAACGAATTATGCTTCGTTAAGAAACGAAGAACTAATTTTCAGTAGTATGAGAAAAATGAGGGACTTTTACAATATATTGATTTTGACATGGTTCGAGCATGCTCGAAaatttagttaattaattaattttaagctTATCTAATTCcctgaattaatcgaatttaattattagagtgataataatatttaaaaagaagaGTGGACCTTCAATGATTGAAGATGAGAATGTACAGCCTGCCCATAGGATGAAATGGTTGTCTGGATATGGCCCAAGGACTTTTATTTACAATTATGACCAATGATTAACCCTTTAAACTTTTATTATTAGGATAATAATTCCTTTTGGAGTAtatattaagataataatCATTCTTATTCATCTCAAGGAGGAGAaatcatcctttttttttatatttagtgttaatttttatttttatagactTCTATTCAGGCACTGGCATTTccattctattttttttctgtgaAATATTCcgttttactttttcttctcGTATTACCTACTAATCCTATAGGTTTGTCATGGAGCCGAGAGAGGGGAAAAAAGGACTTTGTTGAAGAAATTTTTCGAAGTCGCATTCACTATAAAGGGTGCATGTCCATTTTCTCGGACAACAATTTACCGGGACAGATAATTGCGGAAGCAAGTTCGGAATATCGGGCCTCATTCCACGGTTATGAATGGTTCGATTCAGTCCGACTAATAAATCGAGAATAAGTGTTCCTTGACCCAATAACCTAGCTACGCACCATAGGCTTTCCGACATGAGAGTGGGAGATGGTTCGAATCATGACgagtcctttttctttcttcggTCGCCCCTATAGAGACGGGAGACCTGCATCAAGTGAGACAAAATTAAACCGCCGAACTCGACAACGCTATTTGGTCCCTATCAGATACCGAGATCTACAAAGAGCACAAGCTCTTTCATTGCGCAGCGCGTTCGCGGAAATTATTTCCTCCCCGATACTCCTCTCGATTCCTTACCGTACCCGAAGCGATTGCTTTGCGAGTTTAGGGAAGTAATAATGGATGCGTCTCACATACTGATGGGTCTCTTTGGAGAAAGATTTCTGGCCTCATTCTTCCAAGGGAGAACATAGCTTTTGATTCTGAATAAATGATGCCTGTCCCAAAGCTGAACCTTTGCTCCTTTCATGGCGTGGGTGGGGTTGCCTTCAATAATTAAACAGCCCTGAGCTCTTCCCTGCTCGCTCATCAGCAGTGTCTCTTCCGGACAAAGCCTAACCTATGCCCTAGGAATTTCCGTAATCTCAATAAACACAACCTACCTGCTCAAGAATTTCTAGTGTAGGCACTCTTGATTAGACGAGATTAATCACCACCATTGATTGTTATAGATCTTATAGGAACGTCTAGATCTTATAGGAACACCCAACGACTATGGTCTCTTCAGTCTTTGGTAGCATTCACTTGAGACAGCGATGAGACGATTGCAGCGATGAACATCATATTACAGGATCGTTAAGGGCACTTCACGATGGTAAAGTGCATGGCAAAATGCTGGGTCTTCCATGATCTGGATGAAGGATGAAACATCGACATTATATAATCTCTGCTAATTTTAAGGCCGACAATATACTATTAAAAGCCTTAATTACGGTGCCGAGAAAATTTGATGAAATCCCAAGCTATAGCCTTCGGTTAGATAAAAAGGCCAGGAAGGATCAAACATTCTATACGCAATAACCTTCTGGAGATATGCAAGAAATTTTCCCGGCAATATTATATCAGAGAAGACAGTTCTGTTCCTTCGAGGCGCGGGTCTATttgttttcataaaaatttccAACTCTACTTCACTTAACtctacttattttcaattcaacagcacaattattacttttttttctttttcttcgatttttttaaccattcaattcaatttttaatattaaattctctcaactattcattacttttttcacaattcaataacacaatcattacaaatcaattaaaaccaaaactcaactctaaaaccaaacacaatatTTTCGCCTCGGAGCATCACATGATTAATCATTTGCTGTGATAACAGCAGCCAAATCCGCTATTCTATACAGTTACCGGCATTATTTCCGTTGAACCTGTGTGCAGTAGGAATATATTACGATATGCAAATATTCAGTGAAGGTAGATTCAATTTGTATAGGAGGAGCTTTACCGTGCATGGGAGCAGAGGAACAATGTCACGTCGGCACAAAGCGAGTAAGAATCCAGTGAATCTGCTTATAGGCACAGCAAGATCGTTATGCTGCAGATACTATAAAAGGGCAAAGTCACTCCATCCCCTACAGTAAGAGTATACTCACAAGGTTGTTATTCGGATTCTCCCAGTAAAACCCCTGAATCGCTATCACCGCTATGTTAGAAGCTACGATAATGAAAATGGAGAGTGAATGCTTTCCCGTCCACTCCAAGATTGAAGTCAAACACTTGAAACCATGAATATCAACCTGCAACAGCAAATTACTGTCAGTTACCTATCTCTATTCCTTTCCCAGTTCCACAGAAAAATGTATCGTATTGAGGAATAGAGAATATTCGACTTCCTCATGTTTTAATCGAGGTAAACTTTTAGGTTATGACACCTCTCATGTAAAgcaacccaaaaaataaaaatgaaaagaatgcAGAAATATGCTCCTGACATTTACAATACCTGAGGTCAAAATCGATACTCACCAGCAGATACAGAACACAGAATGTGAAACCAGCCGACGAAGAAGTAATTAACATATAGCTGACTGAATATAGGGATTTGTTTATTGGAATTCctgcacaattttttttttttttgcgagGAAAGTCGGGTCAGCAGTACACTACAAGCAGGATGCAATTTGAGCAAATTCTAGTTGAGACACGAAGTTCCAGTGCATCAAAATAAACTGATCATAAAATGGTATGCAAATTGTACTCATGAATAGTTAGTGTATATACTGTATAGTGCATTGGAGGAAGTATTCAATTAGATTTGTTCACGCAGGATTCTTTTCGTCTCATTAAAAACTATATTACAAGAGGTGACCACCAAATTTCATACCTATAAAGGCGAAAAATGCTCCAAGGACAAATATAGGAACTGAAAGTAAACACCAGTTTTTTAGTCTTCTTCTTGGGTCCtgcagaaaacagaaaaaaaaaaatttgttttagaTGAAACATTCGCGACTAGCACTGCCACAGAAAAGAATGATGATTTTTGAGAAGAACGCAAATAAAGGTCCCACTCCACTAAAGAAATGTCACTAATATGCTAAGGAAGAACTGTAATCTCACCTGTATGTCAGCAAGAATATGACCATACTGGAGTCCAATAATGCATGTCACAGCAGCTGTCAGGGAGCTGTGAGGAAATTCTATGTCATTGGTCAGCTATGCTGAGAGTACTGAGAAAAATCTTCACTATGTACTTTATAGAAAACGAAAAACAAACTTAGCCACTACTTGAAAAGATGTTGCCCACTTTTATAGACAAAAGAGAAACTAAAATGTAGTTACTCATTTAAGTgaccctcttttttttttttaatcatattgGAATCACTTAGTTAACATTTAGAATATTTACATACCCACAAGCTATCTATTTACTGATCTATCATCATTCAATACAGTAACTTGGTCGCTCTTAATTGGTCCTTTGTTCAGGTGGAATCACCAACATGGCTATATCGTAAACTTGCCTTGTGAATGACAAGGGCAGCTGAAgcatttcttctttctttttctttttttaaatttttttaagagaGGGAAAAGATAGATTGACCACCTTAAGATACCTTCAGGGTCAAATGGAGCATGACACCATGGTGGTGAATTTTGAGGAACTTGGCCACCAGTCAACATGTTGCACACCTGTAATTTGAGGTCAAGATAAGGCATCTCTGGCCCTTGATCATATTAATAGACATTATAGCCCCAGCATGAGAAGACCTCTAAATTTCTGTAAAAAGGTTTTGTGTAGAGATGATTGATTCCAACAACATGCCGATCAATCATTCCAGCGGAATTGCAAGCAGGTCCTAGATCGCCTCTCATGGAACATTTCAcctggggaaaaaaaaaagaaaaagagaacacACATAAACAGCGTATAAGTAAAGGTGCAGTCAACTTCTTAATATGTTAAAACATGCAGTGACGCCTTCTTGTCCCACACATGCCATTtatcatattaaaaaatgacTTCCCTCAAACTCACACAAACTTTATGGCCGGATCCATAAGAAATGTGACTCTTACACGCAGTCAAATGGTGAAACCAATGGAACATATGGAAACTAATTCGCTGTTACCAATTTTCGGAGTATTGGTCGAATGTAAATGTATCTTTTCTTCAAGACATCATATTGGAACTTATCAAATTGGTGAATGCTATAAAGTCTCTAAGCAGAGACACATTAACTATGCCAAATCCTGGTGTACTCTTGTGACCAAATACCAATAAGCAGAGACACATTTACCATGCCAGAAACATAGGAACACTAAAAAGCAAGAAGGTAGAGaagaaaattagaagaaaaatGCTTCTCTCACCGTATATACATTGCTACCGTTTGCTGGGAGCAAAGAATGAGGTAATGACAATACTTCAAACTGCCAATCTGGAACATATAAACCATACAGCAAACCCAAGTACACAGCTGAAAGAAATATGGCAAGAGACCTGGAATATATTATGCAATTCAACATTAAAATGACAAGGAAGAAATGGAATATACATCAGTTTATTGTGAGGGCAAGAACTGAAGAAAGAACCAGAAAGACTATGGAACAAGGAATCTTCAAATAAGTCATTTAAAGCTACTGGGGCCCTGGGTAtgcttacaaaaaaaaataggtgAATTTATTACCAAAATTATTACTTCCATTTGTTCTGAGGATAAATAGTTTAACTATCCTATCAGTCGTCTGATATCTCTTAATCAACTCCTTTACGATATTGgacataatattaatataatctaAAGCAAAGGATTGTGGAGGTTAGGTTCTCTCTCATAATAGAAGTCGATTTTCTCATGGTTGATCATCCCAGATGGAATGCTTAAGGAAACAGCTGTTTTACACCCTAACAAGAATAACAAAAATGTATGGTTCAACAAGGCTCTAGGCATGTAAAGTGCACCACCAGCAAATTTATAGCATATAACAAAAAACATGTTAAAATCTTACCATTGCCACCAGTAACTCTTCAGAAGACTAACTTCTTTACGTGTCCGACAGGTGAGCCAGATCTCACACAGAGCTGCAACAATATATCCAACGGAGATCCTCTGAGATAAAAATACCATAGCGGTCACTTGTATAGACTTATCAAATATAAGATAAACTAGGGAAAAAGAAACCGCTCCATTCATGATTCTTTTACAACCAAAGTAACTGGTTTTATAAAATCAACCAGCTACATTGCTCCACATTCAATATAAAAGGCTGTGAATTAGTTAGATCTGTTGCTGCTAGTCCCCCTGCGAAAGTTATCTGAAGCTACATCCCGAGAAAAAATTATCTACAGATACTTGTATTAAAACAGCGGTTTTAGTAAACAGGAAAAAAAGATAGCAGAAATACCTGCAAAACCCCGAACCAACGTATTCTTTCAATGTCAACACCATATGCCAAGGAAGCTCTGCCATGTAAATAACCCCCTGAAGAAAAGGAATTGCAATGGAATCATCAACTTCTTGAAAATTTGAGCTGGAGCGCAGTAGACTAGAATGCACGTGACAGTCTATACTGCCCATTACACTTGTACTCGTACTAGAAGAATAACGCTTCTGACTCTTATTCTACCACACAGAGCTACTCGATATTCATAAGCCAGTGTGTTCTATGAGCACAAACGGAAGGTCTAACAATACGAATGTCACCTCACCTTGGAGAAATACTCCGAGAAGAAATAATTTCACCGCCCTCAGCACCGCCACCCACGTCGCTTCTACCCTGTTAGTTACTTTCTGGATAATCAAAAGATTGTCTTTCATTTCTAGGGCAGTGACCCAGATAAATTTCAACAGAAAAGCCATTGATAACTACACAAATCATCGGTGAGAGAGATTCGAGTTCACCTTATAGACAAGTGCCAGAGACACTCCGgcaatgaaaaggaaaaatggcATCACGAAATCCGCCAAACGGAGCCCATCCCATGGAGAGTGAACAACGGCAGGGAACATTGATCCACCATAGTCAACTAGCATCATGAGCTGGTTGTTGCAAAAAATGAAACACTATCATCAGCAACCAATTCAAAAGCAGCTTGCGAGGGA from Punica granatum isolate Tunisia-2019 chromosome 2, ASM765513v2, whole genome shotgun sequence includes the following:
- the LOC116195274 gene encoding heparan-alpha-glucosaminide N-acetyltransferase-like isoform X2, with protein sequence MADYLPLPDAAEPPALARKSSRVASVDVFRGLCVFLMMLVDYGGSMFPAVVHSPWDGLRLADFVMPFFLFIAGVSLALVYKKVTNRVEATWVAVLRAVKLFLLGVFLQGGYLHGRASLAYGVDIERIRWFGVLQRISVGYIVAALCEIWLTCRTRKEVSLLKSYWWQWSLAIFLSAVYLGLLYGLYVPDWQFEVLSLPHSLLPANGSNVYTVKCSMRGDLGPACNSAGMIDRHVVGINHLYTKPFYRNLEVCNMLTGGQVPQNSPPWCHAPFDPEGILSSLTAAVTCIIGLQYGHILADIQDPRRRLKNWCLLSVPIFVLGAFFAFIG
- the LOC116195274 gene encoding heparan-alpha-glucosaminide N-acetyltransferase-like isoform X1, coding for MADYLPLPDAAEPPALARKSSRVASVDVFRGLCVFLMMLVDYGGSMFPAVVHSPWDGLRLADFVMPFFLFIAGVSLALVYKKVTNRVEATWVAVLRAVKLFLLGVFLQGGYLHGRASLAYGVDIERIRWFGVLQRISVGYIVAALCEIWLTCRTRKEVSLLKSYWWQWSLAIFLSAVYLGLLYGLYVPDWQFEVLSLPHSLLPANGSNVYTVKCSMRGDLGPACNSAGMIDRHVVGINHLYTKPFYRNLEVCNMLTGGQVPQNSPPWCHAPFDPEGILSSLTAAVTCIIGLQYGHILADIQDPRRRLKNWCLLSVPIFVLGAFFAFIGIPINKSLYSVSYMLITSSSAGFTFCVLYLLVDIHGFKCLTSILEWTGKHSLSIFIIVASNIAVIAIQGFYWENPNNNLIHWILTRFVPT